A genomic stretch from Arachis stenosperma cultivar V10309 chromosome 3, arast.V10309.gnm1.PFL2, whole genome shotgun sequence includes:
- the LOC130966100 gene encoding disease resistance protein RUN1-like isoform X1, whose amino-acid sequence MECRSIQSMASSSTRPKYDVFVSFRGEDVRNTFADHLFAAFRRNGIVAFRDDRNLMQGQHISTELVQAIEGSQVLIVIFSKNFATSSWCLQELAKMLDCSTKVTKPNLLPIFYDVTPSEVRKQTGNYGKALAEHEERFKDNSNMVQQWRESLLQVSNLSGWDIQNKQENGEIEKIVKRVRSKLGCNSVSMDGLVGMQSRVEELENLIDFNSDNEVRVVGVCGMGGIGKSTLARVVYGRNLHKYGAHCFVDDISKVFRGVGLLSLQKQLVCQITNGEIQDIYNQIEAESLIKTMLPCQKALIVLDNADDVEQLEKLGVTRNCLCPGSRIVVTSRDQHVLNSFGLDEIYKVQLLNKDEAHQLFCEKAFDDNIIMSCDEISREYKKLTDLALEYAQGLPLAIKVLGSYLRGRDISVWRSALDRLKENPKKEIADVLQLSFDGLEPLEKEIFLDIACFFSHKMNSLVEDMLYCRGLHPKIGISVLIDKSLITTYGYYIIMHDLLQELGMRIVRQSAPNEPWKWSRIWSKEDFQRIMFGNTVIDDVKAVQLMEPYEERNTTLRAETLSRMRRLEFLIIKSVSFSGSFNSISSELRYLQWEDYPFTYFPSCCKLSKLVKLVLHRSNIKQLWDGTMCLDNLKKLDLFGSENLVKIPNLSQAPNLEMLILRGCIKLKHIHSSTGDLRKLVVLDLRECTSLMSIPITVFGISSLKYVDLNGCSRLFCGEKLENGSESGIQCQSTVWSTFKRLKLRLPFHFFNSFKSRYNHVFHLWRLSVARLSCLYFLNLSYCNLHTIPEAIASLHYLEVLDLRGNNIVRVPDVINKLPRLRELELDNCKRLMYVDEFPLPLPYPVAERTQLLKRRELSMWNCPKIVEKERLSGMGSSWMREYIKVHNESTDILSIVIPGSSGVPIPRWFKHQNKGADNSMWIESFPNANDNNWIGIALCAHILVQFAQTHFIELHFYDQTGKGNFVQYVGLGNEEYARSELVQLCLFYFSCQRLIRGGKQHDLDGSRFKFKVEVPSYMEVKKWGMRVVLNQDLE is encoded by the exons ATGGAGTGCAGGAGCATCCAAAGCATGGCATCAAGTAGCACAAGACCCAAATATGACGTGTTTGTGAGCTTCAGAGGTGAGGATGTACGCAACACCTTCGCCGATCATCTCTTTGCCGCTTTCCGTAGAAACGGAATAGTTGCATTCAGGGACGATAGGAATCTGATGCAAGGACAGCACATCTCCACTGAGCTGGTGCAAGCAATTGAAGGATCTCAGGTTCTCATTGTCATCTTCTCTAAGAACTTTGCTACTTCTTCATGGTGCTTGCAGGAACTCGCTAAGATGCTTGATTGCAGCACTAAAGTAACCAAACCAAATCTGTTGCCTATTTTCTATGATGTGACTCCGTCTGAGGTGCGTAAACAGACCGGAAACTATGGGAAAGCGTTGGCTGAGCATGAAGAAAGATTCAAAGATAACTCAAATATGGTGCAACAATGGAGGGAATCTCTGCTGCAAGTCTCTAATCTCTCTGGTTGGGATATACAAAATAA GCAGGAGAATGGAGAGATTGAAAAAATTGTTAAAAGGGTTAGAAGCAAATTAGGTTGCAATTCGGTAAGTATGGATGGGTTGGTTGGGATGCAATCTCGTGTGGAAGAATTGGAAAACCTGATTGATTTCAACTCCGATAATGAAGTTCGGGTTGTAGGCGTTTGTGGCATGGGTGGGATAGGAAAGTCAACACTTGCTAGGGTCGTGTATGGTAGAAACCTTCATAAATATGGTGCTCATTGTTTTGTTGACGATATAAGCAAAGTTTTTCGTGGAGTTGGTCTACTTTCTCTACAAAAGCAACTTGTTTGTCAAATTACAAATGGAGAGATCCAAGATATATACAATCAAATCGAGGCTGAGAGTTTGATAAAAACTATGCTACCCTGTCAAAAGGCTCTGATTGTTCTAGATAATGCCGATGATGTTGAACAGTTAGAGAAGCTTGGCGTGACTCGTAATTGTCTATGTCCAGGAAGCAGAATTGTAGTAACTTCTAGAGATCAACATGTCTTGAACTCTTTTGGGCTAGATGAAATATACAAAGTTCAACTCTTGAATAAGGATgaagctcatcaattgtttTGTGAAAAAGCTTTTgatgataatattattatgagTTGTGACGAGATTAGCAGAGAGTACAAAAAGTTGACGGATCTTGCACTTGAATATGCTCAAGGCCTTCCCTTGGCAATTAAAGTTTTGGGGTCATATCTACGCGGTCGAGATATCTCTGTATGGAGAAGTGCTTTAGATAGACTGAAAGAAAATCCAAAGAAGGAAATCGCAGATGTGCTTCAACTTAGTTTTGATGGATTGGAACCCCTCGAAAAGGAAATATTTTTGGACATTGCTTGTTTCTTTAGCCACAAGATGAATTCGCTTGTGGAAGACATGTTGTACTGTCGTGGTCTTCATCCAAAGATTGGAATAAGTGTACTCATCGATAAATCATTAATAACAACTTATGGATACTATATTATAATGCATGACCTGTTGCAAGAGTTAGGCATGAGAATAGTTCGGCAAAGTGCTCCAAATGAGCCATGGAAGTGGAGTAGGATATGGAGCAAAGAGGATTTTCAACGTATTATGTTTGGAAATACG GTAATTGATGATGTTAAGGCTGTGCAATTGATGGAACCATATGAAGAAAGAAATACGACATTAAGAGCAGAAACATTATCAAGAATGAGACGACTTGAATTTCTCATAATAAAAAGTGTTAGTTTTTCTGGAAGTTTTAATAGCATTTCTAGTGAATTGCGATATCTCCAGTGGGAAGATTATCCGTTTACATATTTTCCATCATGTTGTAAGCTATCCAAGCTTGTGAAATTAGTCTTGCATAGGAGCAACATCAAGCAACTATGGGATGGAACAATG TGTCTGGACAATTTGAAGAAATTGGATCTCTTTGGCTCCGAAAATCTTGTGAAGATTCCAAACCTTAGCCAGGCTCCAAATCTTGAGATGCTGATCCTTAGAGGATGTATAAAGCTTAAGCACATACATTCATCAACTGGAGACCTAAGAAAACTTGTTGTGTTAGATCTGAGGGAGTGCACAAGTTTAATGAGTATCCCCATCACTGTATTCGGTATATCTTCACTAAAATATGTTGATCTGAACGGGTGCTCAAGATTATTTTGTGGGGAAAAGTTGGAGAATGGAAGTGAGAGTGGTATCCAATGCCAATCGACAGTATGGTCCACTTTTAAAAGGCTTAAGCTTAGGTTACCATTCCATTTCTTCAATTCTTTTAAAAGTAGATACAACCATGTCTTCCATCTGTGGAGGCTTTCTGTGGCTCGCTTAAGCTGCCTGTATTTTCTTAACCTAAGTTATTGTAATCTGCATACTATCCCTGAGGCCATAGCATCCTTACATTATTTAGAGGTCTTAGATTTAAGGGGAAACAATATAGTTAGAGTACCTGATGTCATAAACAAGCTTCCCAGACTGAGAGAGTTGGAGTTAGATAACTGCAAACGGCTAATGTATGTAGATGAGTTCCCATTGCCATTACCCTATCCAGTGGCAGAGCGAACACAACTTTTGAAACggagagaattgagtatgtGGAACTGCCCGAAAATAGTAGAGAAGGAAAGGTTGAGTGGAATGGGTAGTTCATGGATGAGAGAGTACATTAAG GTACACAATGAATCCACTGATATCCTTTCTATTGTAATTCCAGGGAGTAGTGGAGTTCCAATTCCAAGGTGGTTTAAGCATCAGAATAAGGGGGCGGATAATTCAATGTGGATAGAATCATTTCCGAATGCCAATGACAACAATTGGATTGGCATTGCCCTTTGTGCCCACATTCTTGTTCAATTTGCACAAACCCACTTCATTGAGCTCCACTTTTACGACCAAACAGGAAAAGGCAATTTCGTGCAGTATGTTGGGCTTGGAAATGAGGAGTATGCGAGGAGTGAATTGGTTCAACTCTGCCTATTCTATTTTTCTTGCCAACGACTCATTCGGGGTGGAAAGCAGCATGATCTTGATGGATCCCGCTTTAAATTCAAAGTAGAAGTCCCCAGCTATATGGAAGTGAAGAAGTGGGGAATGCGTGTGGTACTGAACCAGGATTTGGAGTAA
- the LOC130966100 gene encoding disease resistance protein RUN1-like isoform X2 — protein MECRSIQSMASSSTRPKYDVFVSFRGEDVRNTFADHLFAAFRRNGIVAFRDDRNLMQGQHISTELVQAIEGSQVLIVIFSKNFATSSWCLQELAKMLDCSTKVTKPNLLPIFYDVTPSEVRKQTGNYGKALAEHEERFKDNSNMVQQWRESLLQVSNLSGWDIQNKQENGEIEKIVKRVRSKLGCNSVSMDGLVGMQSRVEELENLIDFNSDNEVRVVGVCGMGGIGKSTLARVVYGRNLHKYGAHCFVDDISKVFRGVGLLSLQKQLVCQITNGEIQDIYNQIEAESLIKTMLPCQKALIVLDNADDVEQLEKLGVTRNCLCPGSRIVVTSRDQHVLNSFGLDEIYKVQLLNKDEAHQLFCEKAFDDNIIMSCDEISREYKKLTDLALEYAQGLPLAIKVLGSYLRGRDISVWRSALDRLKENPKKEIADVLQLSFDGLEPLEKEIFLDIACFFSHKMNSLVEDMLYCRGLHPKIGISVLIDKSLITTYGYYIIMHDLLQELGMRIVRQSAPNEPWKWSRIWSKEDFQRIMFGNTVIDDVKAVQLMEPYEERNTTLRAETLSRMRRLEFLIIKSVSFSGSFNSISSELRYLQWEDYPFTYFPSCCKLSKLVKLVLHRSNIKQLWDGTMCLDNLKKLDLFGSENLVKIPNLSQAPNLEMLILRGCIKLKHIHSSTGDLRKLVVLDLRECTSLMSIPITVFGISSLKYVDLNGCSRLFCGEKLENGSESGIQCQSTVWSTFKRLKLRLPFHFFNSFKSRYNHVFHLWRLSVARLSCLYFLNLSYCNLHTIPEAIASLHYLEVLDLRGNNIVRVPDVINKLPRLRELELDNCKRLMYVDEFPLPLPYPVAERTQLLKRRELSMWNCPKIVEKERLSGMGSSWMREYIKGVVEFQFQGGLSIRIRGRIIQCG, from the exons ATGGAGTGCAGGAGCATCCAAAGCATGGCATCAAGTAGCACAAGACCCAAATATGACGTGTTTGTGAGCTTCAGAGGTGAGGATGTACGCAACACCTTCGCCGATCATCTCTTTGCCGCTTTCCGTAGAAACGGAATAGTTGCATTCAGGGACGATAGGAATCTGATGCAAGGACAGCACATCTCCACTGAGCTGGTGCAAGCAATTGAAGGATCTCAGGTTCTCATTGTCATCTTCTCTAAGAACTTTGCTACTTCTTCATGGTGCTTGCAGGAACTCGCTAAGATGCTTGATTGCAGCACTAAAGTAACCAAACCAAATCTGTTGCCTATTTTCTATGATGTGACTCCGTCTGAGGTGCGTAAACAGACCGGAAACTATGGGAAAGCGTTGGCTGAGCATGAAGAAAGATTCAAAGATAACTCAAATATGGTGCAACAATGGAGGGAATCTCTGCTGCAAGTCTCTAATCTCTCTGGTTGGGATATACAAAATAA GCAGGAGAATGGAGAGATTGAAAAAATTGTTAAAAGGGTTAGAAGCAAATTAGGTTGCAATTCGGTAAGTATGGATGGGTTGGTTGGGATGCAATCTCGTGTGGAAGAATTGGAAAACCTGATTGATTTCAACTCCGATAATGAAGTTCGGGTTGTAGGCGTTTGTGGCATGGGTGGGATAGGAAAGTCAACACTTGCTAGGGTCGTGTATGGTAGAAACCTTCATAAATATGGTGCTCATTGTTTTGTTGACGATATAAGCAAAGTTTTTCGTGGAGTTGGTCTACTTTCTCTACAAAAGCAACTTGTTTGTCAAATTACAAATGGAGAGATCCAAGATATATACAATCAAATCGAGGCTGAGAGTTTGATAAAAACTATGCTACCCTGTCAAAAGGCTCTGATTGTTCTAGATAATGCCGATGATGTTGAACAGTTAGAGAAGCTTGGCGTGACTCGTAATTGTCTATGTCCAGGAAGCAGAATTGTAGTAACTTCTAGAGATCAACATGTCTTGAACTCTTTTGGGCTAGATGAAATATACAAAGTTCAACTCTTGAATAAGGATgaagctcatcaattgtttTGTGAAAAAGCTTTTgatgataatattattatgagTTGTGACGAGATTAGCAGAGAGTACAAAAAGTTGACGGATCTTGCACTTGAATATGCTCAAGGCCTTCCCTTGGCAATTAAAGTTTTGGGGTCATATCTACGCGGTCGAGATATCTCTGTATGGAGAAGTGCTTTAGATAGACTGAAAGAAAATCCAAAGAAGGAAATCGCAGATGTGCTTCAACTTAGTTTTGATGGATTGGAACCCCTCGAAAAGGAAATATTTTTGGACATTGCTTGTTTCTTTAGCCACAAGATGAATTCGCTTGTGGAAGACATGTTGTACTGTCGTGGTCTTCATCCAAAGATTGGAATAAGTGTACTCATCGATAAATCATTAATAACAACTTATGGATACTATATTATAATGCATGACCTGTTGCAAGAGTTAGGCATGAGAATAGTTCGGCAAAGTGCTCCAAATGAGCCATGGAAGTGGAGTAGGATATGGAGCAAAGAGGATTTTCAACGTATTATGTTTGGAAATACG GTAATTGATGATGTTAAGGCTGTGCAATTGATGGAACCATATGAAGAAAGAAATACGACATTAAGAGCAGAAACATTATCAAGAATGAGACGACTTGAATTTCTCATAATAAAAAGTGTTAGTTTTTCTGGAAGTTTTAATAGCATTTCTAGTGAATTGCGATATCTCCAGTGGGAAGATTATCCGTTTACATATTTTCCATCATGTTGTAAGCTATCCAAGCTTGTGAAATTAGTCTTGCATAGGAGCAACATCAAGCAACTATGGGATGGAACAATG TGTCTGGACAATTTGAAGAAATTGGATCTCTTTGGCTCCGAAAATCTTGTGAAGATTCCAAACCTTAGCCAGGCTCCAAATCTTGAGATGCTGATCCTTAGAGGATGTATAAAGCTTAAGCACATACATTCATCAACTGGAGACCTAAGAAAACTTGTTGTGTTAGATCTGAGGGAGTGCACAAGTTTAATGAGTATCCCCATCACTGTATTCGGTATATCTTCACTAAAATATGTTGATCTGAACGGGTGCTCAAGATTATTTTGTGGGGAAAAGTTGGAGAATGGAAGTGAGAGTGGTATCCAATGCCAATCGACAGTATGGTCCACTTTTAAAAGGCTTAAGCTTAGGTTACCATTCCATTTCTTCAATTCTTTTAAAAGTAGATACAACCATGTCTTCCATCTGTGGAGGCTTTCTGTGGCTCGCTTAAGCTGCCTGTATTTTCTTAACCTAAGTTATTGTAATCTGCATACTATCCCTGAGGCCATAGCATCCTTACATTATTTAGAGGTCTTAGATTTAAGGGGAAACAATATAGTTAGAGTACCTGATGTCATAAACAAGCTTCCCAGACTGAGAGAGTTGGAGTTAGATAACTGCAAACGGCTAATGTATGTAGATGAGTTCCCATTGCCATTACCCTATCCAGTGGCAGAGCGAACACAACTTTTGAAACggagagaattgagtatgtGGAACTGCCCGAAAATAGTAGAGAAGGAAAGGTTGAGTGGAATGGGTAGTTCATGGATGAGAGAGTACATTAAG GGAGTAGTGGAGTTCCAATTCCAAGGTGGTTTAAGCATCAGAATAAGGGGGCGGATAATTCAATGTGGATAG